From the genome of Thermogutta terrifontis, one region includes:
- a CDS encoding VLRF1 family aeRF1-type release factor: MITQEDIERLRKGIGEHAEPVLSLYCDVNPAKPENAGRAWIKRCKNSLSEIPDLRVPKKRAKTLYDEILTLLDLSVPEAKTMALFAAEDEHGKLTTERFDLQVELPVVDLAHGRVEVRWGKPYITPLVFAFDEYERAGVLHLRRSQWRFYEIFLGEVREDTQIFAEITPNQWKELADYRKVLEGGLLRAKSVRDQDKYRAKLQTWARNFYSKLARLLEQCILRLDVNRLVLMGDDWETGFFEVFLNRNLRGRLVGRVGHPPVIDEASSKDILEKVEPLLNEAERRDEMRLLTEIREGAGIWGAEKTLEALQMGRIQVLVLPWNLDLKVWRCPHEGFLAETKETALTFCEQPVEIPLRDYVFDIAEDYGSRLEFVRGEPERVLKEEMGGMAGKTRW; this comes from the coding sequence ATGATCACTCAGGAAGATATCGAAAGACTGCGCAAAGGGATTGGGGAACACGCGGAGCCAGTGCTCTCCCTGTACTGTGATGTCAATCCAGCCAAGCCGGAGAATGCAGGCCGGGCATGGATCAAACGCTGTAAGAACAGCCTGAGCGAAATTCCGGACTTGCGCGTTCCCAAAAAGCGGGCCAAAACCCTCTATGACGAAATCCTCACGCTCCTCGATCTTTCCGTTCCGGAAGCGAAAACCATGGCCCTGTTTGCGGCAGAGGATGAACACGGAAAGCTCACAACCGAGCGGTTCGACCTGCAGGTAGAGCTTCCTGTTGTGGATTTAGCTCATGGGCGGGTGGAGGTTCGCTGGGGTAAACCCTACATCACGCCTCTGGTTTTCGCTTTTGACGAATACGAGCGGGCGGGTGTTCTCCATCTGCGGCGTTCGCAGTGGCGTTTCTATGAAATTTTCCTGGGCGAAGTCCGGGAAGACACCCAGATCTTCGCGGAGATCACGCCCAATCAATGGAAAGAGCTGGCCGATTATCGCAAGGTGCTGGAAGGCGGGCTGTTGCGGGCGAAATCGGTCCGGGATCAGGACAAATACCGGGCCAAGCTGCAAACCTGGGCCCGAAATTTCTACTCCAAGCTGGCCCGATTGCTCGAGCAATGCATCCTGCGGCTGGATGTGAATCGACTTGTTCTGATGGGCGACGACTGGGAAACTGGTTTCTTCGAGGTTTTCCTCAATCGAAATTTGCGGGGACGGCTCGTCGGTCGGGTGGGCCATCCACCGGTCATCGACGAGGCAAGTTCCAAAGACATCCTGGAGAAGGTGGAACCGCTCCTCAACGAAGCAGAGCGACGGGACGAAATGCGTCTTTTGACGGAAATTCGCGAAGGTGCTGGAATCTGGGGAGCGGAAAAAACGTTAGAAGCGCTCCAGATGGGACGCATCCAGGTCCTCGTGCTGCCCTGGAATCTGGATCTGAAAGTGTGGCGCTGCCCCCACGAGGGTTTCCTCGCGGAAACAAAGGAGACAGCTCTAACCTTTTGTGAACAGCCTGTGGAAATCCCGCTACGCGATTACGTCTTCGACATCGCCGAGGATTACGGCTCGCGTTTGGAATTTGTCCGCGGTGAACCGGAGCGCGTGCTCAAAGAAGAAATGGGAGGCATGGCGGGCAAGACTCGGTGGTAA
- the aroE gene encoding shikimate dehydrogenase: MSASDSRSIICVSIARGRHRHVIAEHHYLAEQGVKLVEIRLDYINGPVNVKRLLNERPCPVIMTCRRERDGGRFRGTEQERQLILRTAIAEGVDYIDLEEDIAASIPRYGQTKRIISYHNFHETPENLQALYDRMATLDPDIIKIATVANHPQDNLRMFQLVAQSRIPTVGLCMGDIGIPSRILAGKFGAPFSYAAFHSERTLAPGQLSFEEMRDVYRYESIRPDTEVYGVIADPVGHSLSPLIHNAAFQRLGLNKVYIPIRVPREDLFEFIDQAPQWGIKGLSVTIPHKEAILAKLTKADSIVRGIGAANTVIFEGNERLGYNTDCRAALEAIETALGASPKDPTPLKGKHALVLGAGGAGKAVAYGLLRAGATVTLTDGDEEKARLLAEKLDCPYVKWEDRHSVACDILANCTPVGMHPNVDETPFDPKYLRSHMLVFDAVYNPENTLLIKDARARNCKVVTGVEMFVRQACMQFKLFTGLDAPADLMREVLKRATSPAKW, encoded by the coding sequence ATGTCGGCATCCGACTCTCGCAGTATCATTTGTGTCAGCATCGCTCGAGGACGCCATCGGCATGTCATCGCCGAGCACCATTATCTCGCTGAACAGGGCGTGAAACTGGTCGAAATTCGGCTCGACTATATCAACGGGCCCGTCAATGTGAAGCGGCTCCTCAACGAACGTCCCTGTCCGGTAATCATGACCTGCCGCCGAGAACGCGATGGAGGACGGTTTCGAGGTACCGAACAAGAGCGGCAGCTTATTCTCCGCACTGCCATCGCCGAAGGGGTGGACTACATCGATTTGGAGGAGGATATTGCGGCCTCGATTCCCCGGTACGGCCAAACCAAGCGCATCATCAGCTACCACAATTTTCACGAAACACCGGAGAATCTCCAGGCCCTTTACGATCGGATGGCCACGCTCGACCCGGATATCATCAAGATCGCCACGGTGGCCAACCATCCCCAGGATAACCTCCGCATGTTCCAGCTTGTGGCGCAGAGCCGAATTCCCACCGTTGGTCTGTGCATGGGGGATATTGGAATCCCCTCGCGGATTCTGGCAGGGAAGTTCGGGGCGCCATTCAGTTATGCGGCGTTCCATTCCGAGCGGACACTGGCCCCCGGGCAGCTCAGCTTTGAAGAAATGCGCGATGTCTACCGCTATGAAAGCATTCGGCCGGACACGGAGGTCTACGGCGTGATCGCCGATCCTGTCGGGCACAGTCTCAGCCCGCTTATCCACAACGCGGCATTCCAGCGCCTGGGCCTGAACAAGGTGTATATTCCCATCCGTGTGCCCCGGGAAGATCTGTTCGAGTTTATCGATCAAGCGCCTCAATGGGGGATCAAAGGTTTGAGTGTGACCATTCCCCACAAAGAGGCGATTCTGGCCAAACTGACCAAGGCCGACAGCATCGTCCGTGGGATTGGGGCTGCCAATACGGTCATCTTCGAGGGGAATGAGCGTCTCGGTTATAACACCGACTGTCGGGCCGCTCTGGAGGCCATTGAAACGGCGCTGGGCGCGTCCCCCAAAGATCCGACACCGCTGAAAGGAAAACACGCGCTGGTTCTGGGGGCGGGGGGTGCAGGGAAGGCCGTCGCTTATGGCCTGCTGCGCGCGGGAGCGACGGTCACCCTCACCGACGGCGATGAGGAAAAGGCCCGCCTTTTGGCCGAGAAGCTCGATTGCCCCTACGTCAAATGGGAAGACCGCCACTCGGTCGCCTGCGATATTCTAGCCAATTGCACCCCCGTCGGCATGCACCCCAACGTGGACGAAACTCCGTTCGATCCCAAGTATCTCCGCAGTCACATGCTCGTTTTTGATGCCGTTTACAATCCCGAGAATACGCTCTTGATCAAGGACGCGCGGGCAAGGAACTGCAAGGTTGTCACCGGCGTGGAGATGTTCGTCCGGCAGGCCTGCATGCAGTTCAAGCTCTTCACGGGACTGGATGCCCCTGCTGACCTCATGCGGGAAGTGCTCAAACGTGCAACCTCCCCGGCCAAATGGTGA
- a CDS encoding prolipoprotein diacylglyceryl transferase, with amino-acid sequence MWRTLFYIPERVGSVPLFGLGLLFWLWIAWSVLALIWTLRRQGWTGEFWNSVVVHGIVALVIAFLLPRLFVDIPGIYDAAGRPLRGLPVRGYGTMLLVAVLAAVGLAILRANKRGFSADWVANLALWCIIPGIIGARLFHVIEYWPVHYGPVWQTQGPVAGLTAVLNVTQGGLVVYGSLLGGLAGIAFYAWQQKVRLLAIFDLLAPCFLLGLAFGRIGCFLNGCCFGGVCELPWSVQFPAGSFAYLNQLEHGQLAIYGIRFHEDPDDPDRLPIIVEVVPGSAASRAGVKPGQHIAVVNGRQLGGGGGQSPTAILVEELVAASGNPVLIEGGRGCVCAAAEVAPSSTQRRAVSGNFPRTNTESVFVHIQTREGGDFMWESRNEIPPHSLFVHPSQLYSAVNALILCLFLLAYEPFARTDGELWAWFLTLYPVTRFILEIIRADEPGSYGGLTIAQVVSILLFALGILTWLYVFWQRRHLPRGEQTN; translated from the coding sequence ATGTGGCGGACATTGTTTTACATTCCGGAACGCGTTGGATCGGTGCCCCTATTCGGCCTGGGATTGCTCTTCTGGCTGTGGATTGCATGGAGTGTCCTGGCTCTGATTTGGACCTTGCGCCGGCAGGGCTGGACAGGTGAATTCTGGAATAGCGTCGTGGTGCACGGGATCGTGGCCCTCGTCATTGCCTTTCTTCTTCCCCGCCTCTTCGTGGATATTCCAGGCATTTACGACGCAGCCGGCCGGCCCCTGCGCGGGCTACCCGTCCGCGGCTATGGGACGATGCTTCTGGTGGCTGTGCTGGCAGCGGTGGGGCTGGCCATTCTGAGAGCAAATAAACGCGGATTCTCCGCGGATTGGGTGGCCAATCTCGCACTGTGGTGCATTATTCCCGGAATTATTGGCGCTCGGCTATTTCATGTCATTGAGTACTGGCCTGTTCACTACGGACCCGTGTGGCAGACCCAAGGACCGGTGGCTGGGCTGACTGCCGTGCTCAATGTGACCCAGGGTGGCCTGGTCGTATATGGGTCGCTCCTTGGAGGACTTGCCGGGATCGCGTTCTACGCCTGGCAGCAGAAGGTTAGATTGCTGGCGATCTTCGATCTTCTGGCACCTTGCTTTCTGTTGGGATTGGCATTCGGCCGTATTGGGTGTTTTCTCAACGGTTGCTGTTTCGGTGGCGTGTGTGAATTACCGTGGTCGGTCCAGTTCCCGGCCGGATCATTTGCCTATCTGAATCAATTGGAGCACGGCCAACTGGCCATTTACGGGATTCGATTTCATGAAGATCCAGACGATCCGGATCGTCTGCCGATCATTGTGGAGGTGGTGCCCGGCTCGGCGGCTTCTCGAGCGGGGGTCAAACCCGGCCAGCACATCGCGGTTGTCAACGGAAGGCAGCTTGGCGGTGGTGGAGGTCAGTCTCCCACCGCCATTCTCGTGGAAGAGTTGGTCGCCGCCAGTGGCAATCCCGTCCTCATCGAGGGAGGCCGCGGGTGCGTCTGTGCTGCTGCCGAAGTGGCGCCGTCCTCGACTCAACGTCGAGCGGTTTCTGGGAATTTTCCCCGAACCAACACAGAGTCGGTCTTTGTGCACATCCAAACACGGGAGGGGGGCGACTTCATGTGGGAATCACGCAACGAAATCCCGCCGCACAGCCTGTTTGTTCATCCCAGTCAGCTTTATAGCGCTGTCAACGCCCTCATTTTGTGTCTGTTTCTTTTAGCCTATGAACCTTTTGCCAGAACCGACGGCGAACTCTGGGCGTGGTTCTTGACGCTTTACCCCGTGACACGTTTTATCTTGGAGATCATCCGGGCAGACGAACCGGGAAGCTACGGGGGCCTGACTATCGCTCAGGTGGTGAGCATCCTCCTGTTTGCCCTGGGAATCCTGACGTGGTTGTACGTGTTCTGGCAGCGACGTCACCTGCCCCGAGGGGAACAAACCAATTAG
- the panC gene encoding pantoate--beta-alanine ligase, producing MAMPAVIRSAQEMQSRSRQLRQAGRRIGFVPTMGALHEGHLSLVRAAKRECDEVVVSIYVNPTQFGRGEDFDRYPRNLDRDLQLLAELDVPWVFAPTDSEMYPAGFDTWVEVGRIAQPWEGTFRPGHFRGVATVVLKLFHLVEPDVAYFGEKDYQQLLVVRQMVRDLNLPVEIRACPTVREPDGLAMSSRNQYLSPRERQDALVLYRSLCLAQERVSAGENDARAVTAAMRELISSVPYAQVDYVALVDPETLEEVTIIDRPVQALLAVRLGSTRLIDNMRIVPPSR from the coding sequence ATGGCAATGCCCGCAGTTATTCGCTCAGCCCAGGAAATGCAATCTCGAAGCCGGCAACTGCGTCAGGCCGGGCGGAGGATCGGCTTTGTTCCCACCATGGGAGCGCTTCACGAGGGGCATCTCAGTCTGGTCCGCGCGGCCAAACGAGAGTGCGATGAGGTCGTCGTTTCCATCTATGTGAATCCAACGCAATTTGGACGAGGCGAGGATTTCGATCGGTATCCGCGGAATTTGGACAGGGATTTGCAACTGTTGGCTGAGCTCGACGTTCCGTGGGTCTTTGCCCCGACAGACAGCGAAATGTATCCCGCCGGTTTTGATACCTGGGTGGAGGTAGGCCGCATTGCGCAGCCCTGGGAAGGGACCTTTCGGCCGGGCCATTTCCGCGGAGTGGCGACCGTCGTCCTCAAGCTGTTTCATCTTGTTGAGCCCGATGTGGCCTATTTCGGCGAAAAAGATTATCAGCAACTCCTGGTCGTGCGGCAAATGGTTCGGGATCTGAATCTGCCTGTGGAGATCCGAGCCTGTCCCACGGTCCGCGAGCCGGACGGTCTTGCCATGAGTTCCCGCAATCAGTACCTCAGCCCCAGGGAGCGGCAGGACGCCCTGGTCCTCTACCGCAGCCTGTGTTTGGCCCAGGAACGCGTGAGCGCCGGGGAGAACGATGCCCGCGCAGTCACCGCCGCGATGCGGGAGTTAATCAGCAGCGTGCCGTACGCCCAGGTTGATTATGTGGCCCTGGTGGATCCGGAAACACTGGAAGAGGTAACAATCATCGATCGGCCGGTGCAGGCCCTTCTCGCGGTGCGCCTCGGTTCCACGCGATTGATCGATAACATGCGGATTGTACCCCCGTCTCGATGA
- the folK gene encoding 2-amino-4-hydroxy-6-hydroxymethyldihydropteridine diphosphokinase, translating into MASPTEKASFPSPPRLVAVGLGSNIENAENILRAALKCLAEQECLELEAVSRLRRTRPIGGPAQQLPYVNAVALLRTALSPQAIWDVLRAVEERFGRTRETRWGPRSLDLDILLDEAGPVCEGGLYIPHPRLAARRFFLESLAELRPQGWHFWSGLSIGRILNILREAPRWIVVIPETFPVPRSVSFTGTGLTNTSVSKTDATPLPGRENLEDLGNFLSRVTANGPLTTLPSDLSFTLRQRLGVEAVEEDQAISWWKELEERLRQGRSVVTALPPTSFTWRGRARSAATETPPNNCEDLLGVILPKRSSRANRDSPERGIVLRPRLVVVGPVAAQWQFWAPNFSSETGPSYDSDDSSLHQALLVRIRQGTPVVLVESSHPDEWPDHVRAAMEATEEPGIPLT; encoded by the coding sequence ATGGCATCTCCCACAGAAAAGGCGTCTTTCCCTTCCCCGCCCCGACTGGTCGCGGTGGGGCTCGGTTCGAATATCGAAAATGCAGAAAACATTCTCCGGGCTGCTTTGAAGTGTCTGGCGGAGCAGGAGTGTCTGGAGCTGGAGGCCGTCAGCCGATTGCGTCGGACACGCCCCATCGGTGGTCCTGCCCAGCAGCTTCCTTACGTGAACGCCGTTGCTCTCCTGCGGACCGCGCTGTCGCCTCAGGCCATCTGGGATGTATTGCGTGCCGTGGAAGAGCGGTTTGGACGAACCCGCGAAACCCGGTGGGGGCCCCGCAGCCTCGATCTCGATATCCTTCTCGACGAGGCCGGGCCGGTATGTGAGGGTGGGCTTTATATCCCGCATCCCCGGTTGGCTGCCAGAAGATTCTTCCTGGAATCATTGGCCGAACTGCGTCCCCAGGGCTGGCATTTTTGGAGTGGACTGAGCATCGGCCGAATCCTCAACATCCTCCGCGAAGCTCCGCGGTGGATCGTCGTGATTCCCGAGACTTTCCCTGTCCCAAGGTCTGTCAGCTTCACGGGTACTGGCCTCACGAATACCAGCGTAAGCAAGACCGACGCAACCCCGCTGCCGGGAAGGGAAAACCTCGAGGACCTGGGAAACTTTCTGTCACGCGTCACCGCCAACGGCCCTTTGACAACGCTGCCCTCGGACCTTTCCTTCACCCTTCGGCAGCGGCTGGGGGTTGAAGCCGTGGAGGAAGACCAGGCAATTTCGTGGTGGAAGGAGCTGGAGGAGCGGCTTCGGCAGGGGCGAAGCGTGGTGACCGCGTTACCGCCGACAAGTTTTACTTGGCGCGGCCGTGCTCGATCAGCGGCGACGGAAACGCCCCCAAATAATTGTGAGGATTTACTCGGCGTGATTCTTCCCAAACGCAGCTCACGTGCCAACCGAGATTCGCCGGAGCGGGGAATTGTGCTCCGGCCGAGACTCGTGGTGGTAGGACCGGTCGCAGCCCAGTGGCAGTTCTGGGCCCCCAATTTTTCGAGTGAAACGGGGCCCTCCTACGACAGCGATGACAGCTCCCTGCATCAGGCGCTCCTGGTGCGGATCCGTCAGGGGACACCAGTAGTACTCGTGGAAAGCTCACATCCGGACGAGTGGCCGGACCATGTCCGTGCCGCGATGGAAGCCACCGAAGAACCCGGCATCCCGCTGACGTAA
- the ald gene encoding alanine dehydrogenase, with protein sequence MIIGVPKEIKPDEYRVGMLPVGVEDLVRAGHKVVMEAGAGFSSGISDHEYLRAGAEIVPSGRDVYETADLIVKVKEPQPSEIAYLRPGQVIFSFFHFAADRNLTEQFLASDAVAVAYETLQDDRGRLPLLTPMSEVAGRMSIQEGAKYLERPQMGRGVLLGGVTGVAPAHVVILGGGVVGSNAAKMAAGLGASVAVLDIDLDRLRYLSDVLPPNCAVLYSDRYTIREQLRQADLVIGAVLVPGARAPRLIQEEDLQRMPPGCVIVDVAIDQGGCCATSRPTTHAQPIYLVNDIVHYCVTNIPGAVPRTSTPALCHATLPWVKRLADLGVERGAQEFRELARAVNIYRGEITHPNVAQAFDLPYSRRFL encoded by the coding sequence ATGATCATTGGGGTTCCGAAAGAGATTAAACCCGACGAGTACCGTGTGGGGATGCTGCCGGTGGGCGTGGAAGATCTGGTCCGCGCCGGACACAAAGTGGTAATGGAGGCCGGGGCGGGTTTCTCATCTGGCATCTCGGATCATGAGTATCTGCGAGCGGGAGCCGAAATCGTGCCCTCCGGCCGAGACGTGTACGAGACCGCGGACCTCATCGTCAAGGTCAAGGAACCCCAGCCGTCCGAAATAGCATATCTTCGCCCAGGACAGGTGATCTTTTCTTTTTTTCACTTTGCCGCGGATCGCAATTTGACGGAACAATTTCTGGCCAGCGATGCCGTCGCCGTGGCCTACGAGACGCTCCAGGACGACCGTGGCCGGCTGCCGCTGCTGACCCCCATGAGTGAGGTGGCCGGGCGAATGAGTATTCAGGAAGGGGCCAAATACCTGGAACGCCCGCAAATGGGTCGCGGAGTTTTGCTGGGTGGCGTGACAGGGGTGGCACCGGCCCATGTTGTCATCCTGGGGGGTGGAGTGGTGGGTTCCAACGCTGCAAAGATGGCTGCAGGTCTGGGCGCCTCCGTCGCCGTCCTCGACATTGATCTGGATCGACTCCGTTATCTGAGCGATGTCCTGCCGCCCAATTGTGCAGTGCTCTACAGCGACCGTTACACAATCCGTGAGCAACTCCGTCAGGCCGATCTGGTCATCGGAGCGGTCCTCGTCCCCGGTGCCCGGGCCCCGCGGTTGATCCAGGAGGAAGACCTCCAGCGGATGCCGCCGGGCTGCGTCATCGTGGATGTGGCGATCGATCAGGGGGGGTGTTGTGCCACCAGTCGGCCAACCACACACGCCCAGCCGATTTATCTCGTCAATGACATCGTTCATTACTGCGTCACCAACATTCCGGGAGCGGTTCCCCGGACCAGCACTCCCGCCCTGTGTCACGCCACGCTTCCCTGGGTAAAACGGCTGGCGGATTTGGGCGTTGAACGGGGAGCACAGGAATTTCGAGAATTGGCCCGCGCCGTCAACATTTATCGGGGAGAAATCACACACCCCAACGTGGCCCAGGCGTTCGATTTACCGTACAGCCGTCGTTTCCTTTAG
- the carA gene encoding glutamine-hydrolyzing carbamoyl-phosphate synthase small subunit → MEKIAKLALEDGTVYTGMAFGAEGEVDGEVCFNTSMTGYQEILTDPSYRGQIVVMTYPEIGNYGVNEEDFESWKPHLAGFVVRERSRRVSNWRATGDLDQFLKRFGIVGLEGIDTRALVRRIRIHGAMKGVLSTVDLDDASLVAKAKASPGLVGRDLVREVLPPEAFEWHQPLSHWTKLNGQVLREIPPDAPHVVALDYGMKYNIARHLFNTGCRVTVLPGTATAEDVLKYRPDGVFLSNGPGDPEPVRYAQQTIAQLLGKVPIFGICLGHQLLALACGAKTFKMKFGHRGANQPVMNKDTGRVEITCQNHGFAVDPDTLPPYFEVTHWNLNDNTVEGLRHLEVPAFSVQYHPEASAGPHDSHYLFERFRQLIDEYRGAVAKSA, encoded by the coding sequence ATGGAAAAGATCGCCAAACTCGCTCTGGAAGACGGTACGGTCTACACCGGCATGGCCTTCGGTGCCGAAGGCGAGGTTGACGGCGAGGTGTGCTTCAACACCTCGATGACCGGGTATCAGGAAATCCTCACAGATCCCAGCTACCGTGGGCAGATCGTCGTCATGACGTATCCAGAAATTGGCAACTATGGGGTCAACGAGGAAGATTTCGAGAGCTGGAAACCGCACCTGGCGGGCTTCGTTGTGCGAGAGCGCAGCCGCCGCGTAAGTAACTGGCGGGCAACGGGGGACCTGGATCAATTCCTCAAACGCTTCGGTATCGTAGGGCTGGAGGGCATTGACACCCGAGCGCTCGTCCGGCGGATTCGCATCCACGGGGCAATGAAAGGGGTGCTCTCCACCGTGGACCTCGATGACGCAAGTCTCGTCGCCAAGGCGAAGGCCAGTCCGGGGCTGGTAGGGCGGGACCTTGTTCGCGAGGTGTTGCCTCCGGAAGCCTTCGAATGGCATCAGCCCCTCAGCCACTGGACGAAACTCAACGGACAGGTTTTGCGAGAAATCCCTCCCGATGCCCCGCACGTGGTGGCCCTCGATTATGGCATGAAGTACAACATCGCCCGGCATCTGTTCAACACGGGTTGCCGGGTCACGGTGTTGCCAGGCACGGCAACCGCGGAAGACGTCCTTAAGTACCGTCCAGACGGCGTCTTTCTTTCCAACGGACCGGGTGACCCGGAGCCGGTCCGCTACGCTCAACAGACGATCGCTCAACTGCTGGGTAAAGTACCGATATTCGGGATCTGCCTGGGCCACCAACTCCTCGCACTTGCCTGTGGAGCCAAGACCTTCAAGATGAAATTTGGGCACCGAGGGGCCAATCAACCGGTGATGAACAAGGACACGGGCCGGGTGGAAATCACGTGCCAGAACCACGGGTTCGCCGTGGATCCGGACACCCTGCCCCCCTACTTCGAGGTGACCCACTGGAACCTCAACGACAACACTGTGGAAGGATTGCGGCACCTTGAGGTACCGGCTTTCAGCGTTCAGTACCATCCTGAGGCCTCCGCCGGCCCCCACGACAGCCATTACCTGTTTGAACGCTTCCGGCAGTTGATAGACGAATATCGTGGCGCCGTGGCAAAGAGTGCATGA